A single window of Pseudarthrobacter defluvii DNA harbors:
- a CDS encoding fumarylacetoacetate hydrolase family protein yields the protein MTTVSPDQILPDGADKALLVGRVWDPESGGPRVVSVRGQEVFDHTADVQTVSELLDLDDPAGLITSTRGEPRWDLAALIDASLKQDRERAHLLAPVDLQVIKACGVTFVDSMIERVIEERCGGDFQKAAAVRESVLAVLGSDLAGVRPGSEQARQVKKVFTAKGMWSQYLEVGLGPDPEVFTKAPVLSSVGFGARIGLPKFSHWNNPEPELVLVVDSTGRVRGATLGNDVNLRDVEGRSALLLGMAKDNNASSSIGPFVRLFTDGFSIESLRSEDITLTVEGTDGYRLDGQNSLSRISRPFEELVGAAFGKHHQYPDGFALFTGTLFAPSQDRDEPGLGFTHKEGDRVTIRSAQLGALVNTTGTTEELPPWSFGIRDLMAYLSRNVHVPAHHG from the coding sequence ATGACAACAGTTAGCCCAGACCAGATCCTGCCCGATGGCGCGGACAAGGCCCTTCTTGTGGGGCGTGTCTGGGACCCGGAGTCCGGTGGACCGCGGGTGGTCTCCGTCCGGGGGCAGGAGGTCTTCGACCATACCGCTGACGTCCAGACCGTCTCGGAGCTTCTGGACCTGGACGACCCGGCGGGGCTGATCACCTCAACCCGTGGCGAGCCCAGGTGGGACCTTGCGGCACTGATCGATGCCTCCTTGAAGCAGGACCGCGAACGCGCCCACCTCCTGGCCCCGGTGGACCTGCAGGTCATCAAGGCCTGCGGGGTGACGTTCGTTGACAGCATGATCGAGCGCGTCATCGAGGAACGGTGCGGCGGGGACTTCCAGAAGGCCGCGGCTGTTCGTGAATCCGTGCTCGCCGTTCTTGGGTCAGACCTCGCCGGGGTGCGGCCCGGTTCAGAGCAGGCCCGGCAGGTCAAAAAGGTGTTTACGGCCAAGGGGATGTGGTCCCAGTACCTGGAGGTGGGGCTGGGCCCGGACCCCGAGGTGTTCACCAAGGCCCCGGTCCTTTCCAGCGTCGGCTTTGGTGCCCGGATCGGCCTCCCCAAGTTCTCGCACTGGAACAACCCGGAACCGGAACTCGTCCTGGTGGTTGACTCCACAGGACGGGTACGCGGCGCCACCCTGGGCAACGACGTGAACCTGCGCGATGTGGAAGGCCGCAGCGCCCTCCTCCTGGGGATGGCTAAGGACAACAACGCGTCCAGTTCCATCGGCCCGTTCGTGCGCCTCTTCACCGATGGGTTCAGCATCGAGTCGCTGCGGAGCGAGGACATCACGCTGACAGTGGAGGGAACCGACGGTTACCGGCTTGACGGGCAGAACAGCCTCTCCCGGATCAGCAGGCCCTTCGAGGAACTGGTGGGCGCAGCCTTCGGCAAGCACCACCAGTACCCGGACGGCTTCGCCCTGTTCACCGGCACGCTCTTCGCGCCCAGCCAGGACCGGGACGAGCCGGGCCTGGGCTTCACCCACAAGGAGGGAGACCGGGTCACCATCCGCAGCGCCCAGCTGGGAGCACTGGTCAACACCACCGGCACCACGGAGGAGCTCCCGCCGTGGAGCTTCGGGATCCGCGACCTCATGGCATACCTGTCGCGGAACGTGCACGTCCCGGCCCACCACGGCTAG
- a CDS encoding alpha/beta fold hydrolase, giving the protein MHAATEQTPDAEPGWRRLRLPGRGPRPTPRIVTTGGLTSHVHFLAGPAASTGTIFVLLHGIGMSHRYYRRLQLLLARHGDTLAVDLPGFGGTPTPDRQLSVADYAAHAAHVLEKMGARRVVVVGQSMGTQFATELAVQRPDLVSHVALLGPVVDPSRRTVLHQSLSLSVDCLKESPLANAVVFTDYARSGLRWYLTELPVMMGYDLDAQLALISQPVTVIRGARDPIAPRDWCEKLAATAPNGTFLEIPGKPHLVQHGGAAGVAAEILRLAGS; this is encoded by the coding sequence GTGCACGCCGCAACCGAGCAAACACCTGACGCTGAACCCGGCTGGCGCCGGCTGCGCCTGCCCGGAAGGGGTCCCCGCCCCACGCCCCGGATCGTCACCACGGGGGGACTGACCTCCCACGTCCATTTCCTGGCGGGCCCGGCGGCTTCCACCGGCACGATCTTTGTGCTGTTGCACGGCATCGGAATGTCCCACCGTTATTACCGGCGCCTGCAGCTTCTGCTGGCCCGCCACGGCGATACGTTGGCCGTGGACCTCCCCGGATTCGGCGGCACGCCCACTCCGGACCGCCAACTGTCCGTGGCCGACTATGCGGCCCATGCGGCCCATGTCCTGGAAAAGATGGGGGCCCGCCGCGTCGTGGTGGTGGGGCAATCCATGGGGACGCAGTTCGCCACCGAGCTCGCAGTCCAGCGGCCGGACCTGGTTTCCCATGTGGCGCTCCTGGGCCCAGTGGTGGACCCGTCCCGCCGGACTGTCCTCCACCAGTCCCTGTCCCTGAGTGTGGACTGCCTGAAGGAGAGCCCGCTGGCGAATGCGGTGGTGTTCACCGACTACGCCCGCTCCGGGTTGCGCTGGTACCTCACCGAGCTGCCCGTCATGATGGGCTACGACCTGGACGCACAGCTGGCCCTGATAAGCCAGCCGGTCACTGTGATCCGCGGCGCCCGGGATCCCATCGCGCCGCGGGACTGGTGCGAGAAACTGGCCGCCACTGCGCCCAACGGAACCTTTTTGGAGATTCCCGGCAAGCCGCACCTCGTCCAGCACGGCGGGGCGGCAGGCGTCGCGGCTGAAATCCTTCGACTGGCCGGGTCGTAG
- a CDS encoding APC family permease, with product MSTTPAGTESAGIEQFGYTQELKRTLTFSDLMIYGLIFMVPIAPFAIFGGVFHDSGGMAPLAYIVALFAMMFSANSYAQMAQAFPMSGSVYTYVGRGIGRPVGFVAGWMILLDYLLIPCLLYLAAGIAMNGIVPAVPVWVWLVAFVLLNTVINYMGIQFTARVNKIMLILELVVLAIFLVVGLVALAQGKGRGFSFDAFFNSSTFSLPLLFGAASIAVLSFLGFDGISTLAEENSGSSKSLGRSMIAALAMVGVLFVVQTWVASMLVEDPAAILENGDPGGTAFYDAAANAGGPFMFVLTAAATAVAWGFANALVAQAATSRLLFAMARDRQLPRFLSKISAKHKVPVNATFVVAVISLILGIYLTILPDGLVAISALVNFGALTAFLVLNIAVIWWFVFKLKSRRWFVHLVFPLAGALILATVIYNARTGAQLLGLLWLVVGIVVAIVLYKTGRMGKEEAPATTAAGEPTAAEVN from the coding sequence ATGTCCACCACACCTGCCGGGACGGAATCCGCCGGCATTGAACAGTTCGGGTACACCCAGGAACTGAAAAGGACACTCACCTTCAGCGACCTGATGATCTATGGCTTGATCTTCATGGTCCCCATCGCCCCGTTCGCGATCTTCGGCGGCGTCTTCCACGACTCGGGCGGCATGGCGCCGCTGGCCTACATCGTTGCCCTGTTCGCCATGATGTTCTCCGCCAATTCCTACGCGCAGATGGCCCAGGCATTCCCCATGTCGGGCTCCGTCTACACCTATGTGGGCCGGGGCATCGGACGGCCCGTGGGCTTCGTGGCCGGCTGGATGATCCTGCTGGACTACCTCCTCATCCCCTGCCTGCTGTACTTAGCTGCAGGCATTGCCATGAACGGCATCGTCCCCGCCGTGCCGGTGTGGGTCTGGCTGGTTGCCTTCGTCCTGCTGAACACCGTGATCAACTACATGGGCATCCAGTTCACGGCCAGGGTCAACAAGATCATGCTGATCCTGGAGCTCGTTGTCCTTGCCATCTTCCTGGTGGTCGGCCTGGTGGCGCTGGCCCAGGGCAAGGGTCGCGGCTTCAGCTTCGACGCGTTCTTCAACTCCAGCACGTTCTCGCTCCCGCTGCTCTTCGGCGCGGCGTCCATTGCCGTGCTCTCGTTCCTCGGCTTCGACGGCATCTCCACGCTGGCCGAGGAAAACAGCGGCAGCAGCAAGTCACTGGGACGGTCCATGATCGCCGCGCTTGCCATGGTGGGTGTGCTGTTCGTGGTCCAGACCTGGGTGGCCTCCATGCTCGTTGAGGACCCGGCAGCCATCCTCGAAAACGGCGACCCCGGCGGCACCGCCTTCTACGACGCGGCGGCCAACGCCGGCGGGCCCTTCATGTTCGTCCTCACCGCCGCGGCCACCGCCGTCGCCTGGGGCTTCGCCAACGCCCTGGTGGCCCAGGCCGCAACGTCCCGGCTCCTGTTCGCCATGGCCCGGGACCGGCAGCTGCCCCGCTTCCTCAGCAAGATCAGCGCAAAGCACAAGGTCCCGGTCAACGCCACGTTCGTCGTCGCGGTCATCTCGCTGATCCTGGGCATCTACCTGACCATCCTGCCGGACGGGCTGGTGGCAATTTCAGCGCTGGTGAACTTCGGTGCGCTGACCGCCTTCCTGGTCCTGAACATCGCGGTCATCTGGTGGTTCGTCTTCAAGCTGAAGTCCCGCCGCTGGTTCGTCCACCTGGTGTTCCCCCTTGCCGGGGCGCTGATCCTGGCCACGGTGATCTACAACGCCCGCACCGGCGCCCAACTGCTGGGCCTGCTGTGGCTCGTGGTGGGGATCGTCGTCGCCATCGTCCTGTACAAGACAGGGCGGATGGGTAAGGAGGAAGCACCGGCGACGACGGCGGCCGGCGAACCGACAGCTGCGGAGGTCAACTAA
- a CDS encoding lipid kinase, with product MKAARDADSAAVIINAGARLAAAGPDLAVGRLEQAGLPVSAVHHLRSGAELPDTLKRVVAEGHDLVVVGGGDGTVSYVAGQLAGTGTVLGVLPLGTANDLARTLEIPNGLDAACAALADGKVVDIDLGRANGQPFLNVASVGLSVGVTESLSPRLKRRLGPLAYGVAAVRAYARHKPFRARLEFPDGDHQTLELDNMLQVAVGNGRHYGGGNAVSPTAGIDDHTLDIYAIPGAPLREHVRIARLLRDGSFVERDGVHHLTTRHVRLVTGPPLPVNLDGEIATVTPADFTIERNAVHVVVPRDSNAARLDG from the coding sequence ATGAAGGCTGCCCGGGATGCTGATTCTGCTGCCGTGATCATCAACGCAGGTGCGCGTTTGGCAGCGGCGGGGCCGGACTTGGCGGTGGGCAGGCTGGAACAGGCCGGGCTGCCGGTTTCCGCCGTGCACCACCTCCGTTCCGGCGCGGAACTGCCGGACACGCTGAAGCGGGTGGTTGCCGAAGGGCACGACCTGGTGGTTGTGGGCGGCGGCGACGGCACCGTGTCCTACGTTGCCGGTCAGCTCGCCGGTACTGGGACTGTACTCGGAGTCCTGCCGCTGGGAACCGCCAACGACCTTGCCCGGACCCTTGAAATACCGAACGGCCTGGACGCTGCGTGTGCTGCGCTCGCCGACGGGAAAGTGGTGGACATCGATCTCGGGCGGGCCAATGGCCAGCCGTTCCTCAATGTCGCTTCAGTTGGTTTGTCGGTCGGCGTGACGGAAAGCCTGAGTCCGCGGCTGAAGCGGCGGCTGGGGCCGCTGGCCTACGGCGTAGCAGCCGTTCGCGCCTATGCCAGGCACAAGCCCTTCCGGGCCCGGCTCGAGTTCCCGGACGGGGACCATCAAACGCTGGAGCTGGATAACATGCTTCAGGTCGCGGTGGGCAACGGCCGGCATTACGGGGGCGGCAACGCGGTCTCGCCCACTGCCGGAATCGACGACCACACACTGGACATCTATGCCATCCCCGGGGCGCCGCTCCGGGAGCACGTGCGGATCGCCCGCCTGCTCAGGGACGGCAGCTTCGTTGAGCGCGACGGCGTGCACCACCTGACCACCCGGCATGTCCGGCTGGTGACCGGGCCGCCGCTGCCGGTGAACCTCGACGGCGAGATTGCCACGGTCACGCCCGCGGACTTCACCATCGAGCGCAACGCCGTGCACGTCGTGGTGCCGCGGGACAGCAACGCGGCGCGGCTGGACGGGTAG
- a CDS encoding peptidoglycan-binding protein, with amino-acid sequence MRPLTDEELMSEQATALPDKEVASVLDLNADLDLGINAAAPIDLAVAANANVAAPIDAAASANILSYGSDAQALSSQDAAIDQGITADANADSTQDSVIGQADGTTDAGTTDTGTADTGTTDGSLGATAPTGTGGLTDAAGALNGNLLNVDVNLDADAAIAAPINGAVAANANVAAPIDAAVAANIGSIDSQAYAISDQSATISQHIDGEANATAGQQSDLQQ; translated from the coding sequence ATGCGTCCCCTCACAGACGAAGAACTGATGTCGGAGCAGGCTACAGCCCTGCCGGACAAGGAAGTGGCATCCGTCCTGGACCTGAACGCGGACCTGGACCTGGGTATAAACGCCGCAGCACCCATCGACCTTGCCGTCGCCGCCAATGCCAACGTGGCAGCGCCCATCGATGCTGCAGCCTCGGCGAACATCCTCTCCTACGGCTCGGACGCGCAGGCCCTGTCCAGCCAGGACGCGGCGATCGACCAGGGCATCACGGCCGACGCCAACGCCGATTCCACCCAGGACAGCGTGATCGGCCAGGCGGACGGCACCACTGACGCGGGAACCACAGACACGGGAACCGCTGACACCGGGACCACTGATGGATCCCTCGGGGCCACCGCCCCCACCGGCACCGGCGGGTTGACCGATGCAGCCGGCGCTTTGAACGGCAACCTGCTGAACGTCGACGTGAACCTGGACGCCGACGCCGCCATCGCCGCCCCCATCAACGGAGCGGTGGCTGCCAACGCCAACGTTGCCGCCCCCATCGATGCGGCCGTTGCCGCGAACATCGGCTCCATCGACAGCCAGGCGTACGCCATCTCGGACCAGAGCGCCACCATCTCGCAGCACATCGACGGCGAGGCCAATGCCACCGCCGGCCAGCAGTCCGACCTGCAGCAGTAA
- a CDS encoding DNA/RNA non-specific endonuclease produces MNTTDSPVPEATPDDEQMLAALRQFIRTRGATYLEDPNITSVGVGHKVVDGKPTGEISLQFTVGQKVAPEALESLNTNPIPDTIMVDGVPVPTDVIERDYRPSFRAVAEVEPPATKVRLDPIRPGVSVGNIHSSAGTIGCIVYDRHDGTPLVLSNWHVLHGDTGALGDVVVQPGPHDDNRINANGLGRLVRSHLGVAGDCAVATIADRGFTTAIQSLDVTPDRLGEPEIGDKVIKSGRTTGVTHGVVRRVDVIAKLFYGSAGMHTIGGFEIGPDPANPPVDGEISRGGDSGSAWIFKTPSGELTTVLAGLHFGGESGDSADEHALACLPQSVFEKLEITLRPPADPEAAEVVPQGFLSDFLGQPVALPTLGAAVNTDGVRFAGSDIIPYTHFSLCLNTSRRFARWVAWNVDGGSLQKLSRTGISFIKDPRLPAGVQVGDELYRGNRVDRGHLARRADLVWGAADEAGRANKDSFYFTNITPQLEDFNQSSKNGVWGRLEDAVFEDVDVADLKISVFGGPVLQDGDRLYRGTALPREYWKIIAFVEQGQLKARAFLLTQNLDQLEALELDEFRVFQVAVTEIEERTSLQFAEALRLADTFAVPEAVGDRRPLEGTSDIQW; encoded by the coding sequence ATGAACACCACCGACAGCCCCGTCCCCGAAGCAACGCCTGATGATGAGCAGATGCTTGCCGCGCTGCGGCAGTTCATCAGGACCAGGGGCGCCACCTACCTGGAGGACCCGAACATCACCTCCGTTGGTGTGGGCCACAAGGTGGTGGACGGGAAGCCAACCGGCGAGATTTCACTCCAGTTCACCGTGGGCCAGAAAGTGGCACCGGAAGCCCTGGAATCCCTCAACACCAACCCCATACCGGACACCATTATGGTGGACGGGGTCCCGGTTCCCACTGATGTGATCGAACGGGACTACCGCCCCTCGTTCCGGGCAGTGGCGGAGGTGGAGCCCCCAGCCACCAAGGTCCGGCTGGACCCCATCAGGCCGGGGGTCAGTGTGGGCAACATCCACTCCAGCGCCGGAACCATCGGCTGCATCGTGTACGACCGGCACGACGGGACGCCCCTGGTCCTCAGCAACTGGCACGTGCTGCACGGCGATACCGGCGCCCTTGGCGACGTGGTGGTCCAGCCGGGGCCCCACGACGACAACCGGATCAACGCCAACGGGCTGGGCCGGCTGGTGCGCTCGCACCTGGGCGTCGCGGGTGACTGCGCCGTGGCAACCATTGCGGACCGCGGCTTCACCACGGCAATCCAGTCCCTGGACGTGACCCCGGACCGGCTCGGGGAACCTGAGATCGGCGACAAGGTGATCAAGAGCGGCCGCACCACGGGGGTGACCCACGGGGTGGTGCGCCGGGTGGACGTCATCGCCAAACTCTTTTACGGCTCTGCGGGGATGCACACCATCGGCGGCTTCGAAATCGGGCCCGACCCCGCAAACCCCCCGGTGGACGGGGAAATCAGCCGCGGCGGGGACTCGGGGTCCGCCTGGATCTTCAAGACCCCCTCGGGTGAACTCACCACCGTCCTGGCGGGGCTGCACTTCGGCGGGGAATCCGGGGACAGCGCTGACGAGCATGCGCTGGCCTGCCTGCCTCAGTCCGTGTTCGAAAAGCTGGAAATCACCCTGCGGCCGCCGGCGGATCCCGAGGCGGCCGAGGTTGTTCCCCAGGGGTTCCTGAGTGACTTCCTCGGCCAGCCTGTCGCCCTGCCCACGCTCGGTGCTGCCGTGAACACAGACGGGGTTCGCTTCGCCGGCTCGGACATCATCCCGTACACCCACTTCTCGCTCTGCCTCAACACGTCACGGCGGTTTGCCCGCTGGGTGGCGTGGAATGTCGACGGCGGCAGCCTGCAAAAGCTCAGCCGCACGGGAATCAGCTTCATCAAGGACCCCCGGCTCCCCGCAGGCGTCCAGGTTGGGGACGAGCTGTACCGCGGCAACCGGGTGGACCGCGGCCACCTGGCGCGCCGGGCGGACCTGGTCTGGGGAGCGGCGGACGAAGCCGGCCGGGCGAACAAGGACTCGTTCTACTTCACCAACATCACCCCGCAGTTGGAGGACTTCAACCAGAGCAGCAAGAACGGGGTATGGGGCCGGCTTGAGGATGCGGTGTTCGAGGACGTGGACGTTGCAGACCTGAAGATCAGCGTGTTCGGCGGCCCGGTGCTGCAGGACGGTGACCGCCTCTACCGGGGTACTGCCCTGCCGCGCGAGTACTGGAAAATCATCGCGTTCGTAGAGCAGGGGCAGCTCAAGGCCAGGGCCTTCCTGCTGACCCAGAACCTGGACCAGCTCGAAGCGCTTGAGCTCGACGAATTCCGCGTGTTCCAGGTTGCCGTCACCGAAATCGAGGAACGGACCAGCCTGCAGTTCGCGGAGGCACTGAGGCTGGCGGACACCTTTGCCGTCCCCGAGGCGGTTGGCGACAGGCGGCCGCTGGAGGGTACGTCGGACATCCAGTGGTGA
- a CDS encoding aldehyde dehydrogenase (NADP(+)), which yields MQTTPQQVENQIVAAHAAYEEARDVEPDVRGSWLEAIASALEANADELVRLGAGETHLDEGRLRFELKRSVFQLRLFCSELLAGEHLDAVIDHADPDWGMGPRPDLRKVNVPLGVVGVFGASNFPFAFSVMGGDTASALAAGCAVVHKIHEGHLQLALRTAAIVEEALAGAGAPQGLFSAVVGRQAAEALVDHPLTKAIGFTGSTAGGRALFDRACRRPTPIPFYGELGSINPVFVTEQAWARRRDAILSGYAASFTAGMGQFCTKPGLLFAPVEDSDGVAQLLQHELESKSLAPLLSPKLREGFDAALEKVRSADGVDVLVRGDDSEAPRPTVLATTAEAVLAQPELLEQEMFGPATLLIRYRPGTDLAKLAALLEGQLTATVQGEPEEKLDDLLTVLRERSGRLVWNAWPTGVSVTYAQQHGGPYPATTTPSTTSVGTAAIGRFMRPVAYDSFAPEQLPPALRDDNPWNITRRVDGIHEPAGQKAEAR from the coding sequence ATGCAAACAACCCCACAGCAGGTCGAAAACCAGATCGTCGCCGCACACGCAGCGTACGAGGAGGCCCGGGACGTGGAACCGGATGTCCGCGGGTCCTGGCTGGAGGCCATCGCCTCTGCCTTGGAGGCAAACGCGGACGAACTCGTGCGCCTCGGAGCCGGGGAAACCCACCTGGACGAGGGCCGGCTGCGCTTCGAACTGAAGCGCTCCGTCTTCCAGCTGCGCCTCTTCTGCAGCGAACTTCTTGCCGGGGAGCACCTGGACGCGGTCATTGACCACGCCGACCCGGACTGGGGCATGGGCCCCCGGCCGGACCTCCGGAAAGTCAACGTGCCCCTCGGCGTCGTAGGCGTCTTCGGCGCCTCCAACTTCCCCTTTGCCTTCAGCGTGATGGGCGGGGACACCGCCTCCGCCCTGGCCGCGGGCTGCGCGGTGGTCCACAAGATCCATGAAGGACACCTGCAGCTGGCACTGCGGACCGCAGCCATCGTCGAGGAAGCCCTTGCTGGCGCCGGCGCGCCACAGGGACTGTTTTCCGCGGTGGTCGGCCGGCAGGCAGCCGAGGCGCTGGTGGACCACCCCTTGACCAAGGCGATCGGGTTCACGGGCTCCACAGCCGGCGGCCGGGCACTGTTTGACCGGGCATGCCGCCGCCCCACGCCAATCCCCTTTTACGGGGAGCTGGGCAGCATCAACCCCGTGTTCGTCACCGAGCAGGCCTGGGCCCGGCGGCGGGACGCCATCCTTTCGGGGTACGCCGCCTCCTTCACGGCAGGAATGGGCCAGTTCTGCACCAAGCCCGGGCTGCTGTTTGCCCCGGTGGAGGATTCCGACGGCGTGGCGCAGCTTCTTCAGCATGAGCTCGAATCCAAGAGCCTGGCACCGCTGCTTAGCCCGAAGCTGCGCGAGGGTTTCGACGCCGCGCTGGAGAAAGTACGGTCCGCCGACGGCGTGGACGTGCTGGTGCGGGGCGATGACTCCGAAGCACCCCGTCCTACCGTGCTGGCCACCACCGCGGAGGCAGTGCTGGCCCAGCCGGAGCTGCTGGAGCAGGAGATGTTCGGCCCCGCCACCCTCCTGATCCGCTACCGCCCCGGAACGGACCTCGCCAAACTGGCAGCCTTGCTGGAGGGCCAGTTGACGGCCACCGTCCAGGGTGAGCCGGAGGAGAAGCTCGATGACCTGCTGACGGTGCTGCGCGAACGGAGCGGCCGCCTGGTCTGGAATGCCTGGCCCACGGGGGTCAGCGTCACCTACGCCCAGCAGCACGGAGGACCCTACCCCGCAACCACCACCCCCTCCACCACGTCGGTGGGCACGGCTGCCATTGGAAGGTTCATGCGCCCCGTGGCGTACGACTCCTTCGCCCCGGAGCAGCTTCCGCCTGCACTGCGCGACGACAACCCCTGGAACATCACACGGCGCGTGGACGGAATCCACGAACCTGCCGGACAGAAAGCAGAAGCACGATGA
- a CDS encoding diacylglycerol/lipid kinase family protein, translated as MSAQQKFRSICIIFNPNSTGDAPALAEQLRASLTELLPYAAEIRLQPTSHAGHATQLAREAAADGGDVLVVSVSGDGGYNEVVNGVMQAGNPDAVCAVMAAGNANDHRRATGTVPLEQAIAAGDVRRMDLLRITTGQPGDAPDEYAHSYIGFGLTPVMAIGLEKGSKGALKETFSVVRTFSKFKPFEILPTGGKRQKFDSLVFANIAQMAKYATLSEADDKLADGKFEVVIFPHRSKLRILLTALRAATKGLGDQPSVSSYGFTTLKPIPYQIDGEVRSVDADTLVTVHSAPAALATLG; from the coding sequence ATGAGTGCACAGCAAAAGTTCCGCTCCATCTGCATCATCTTCAACCCCAACAGCACCGGTGACGCCCCCGCGCTCGCCGAGCAGCTCCGGGCCAGCCTCACCGAACTGCTGCCCTATGCGGCGGAGATCAGGCTCCAGCCCACCAGCCACGCGGGGCACGCCACCCAGCTGGCCCGCGAAGCCGCCGCAGACGGCGGGGACGTACTGGTGGTCTCGGTCAGCGGGGACGGAGGCTACAACGAGGTGGTGAACGGTGTCATGCAGGCCGGAAACCCTGATGCCGTCTGCGCAGTGATGGCTGCGGGCAACGCCAATGACCACCGGCGCGCCACGGGCACGGTACCGCTTGAGCAGGCCATCGCCGCCGGTGACGTCCGGCGCATGGACCTCCTCCGCATCACCACAGGGCAGCCCGGCGACGCCCCTGACGAGTACGCCCACTCCTACATCGGCTTCGGCCTGACCCCGGTCATGGCCATCGGCCTGGAAAAGGGCAGCAAGGGCGCGCTGAAGGAAACCTTCTCCGTGGTCCGCACCTTCTCCAAATTCAAGCCCTTTGAAATCCTGCCCACCGGGGGCAAGCGGCAGAAATTCGACAGCCTGGTGTTTGCCAACATCGCCCAGATGGCCAAGTACGCCACCCTGAGCGAAGCGGACGACAAGCTGGCGGACGGCAAGTTCGAAGTGGTGATTTTCCCCCATAGGTCCAAGCTGCGGATCCTGCTGACCGCGCTGCGGGCAGCCACCAAGGGGCTGGGGGACCAGCCCAGCGTCAGCAGCTACGGATTCACCACCCTCAAGCCCATCCCGTACCAGATCGACGGTGAAGTGAGGTCGGTCGATGCCGACACGCTGGTCACCGTCCATAGCGCACCTGCCGCGCTGGCCACTTTAGGGTAG
- a CDS encoding acetamidase/formamidase family protein, with translation MTVHKLAPQPGEYSYVFGGREPMLSIHPGDIVEVSTEDCFGGRVTSPDQLPSQVVPFNEMNPVSGPIEVQGAEPGDMLAVHFVSIVPARKYAVSCVLPTFGALAATRETAMLNEPLEERVWFYDIDLEKWQATFRARNSEFALQLPLDPMHGTVGVAPAGGEVRLVMTPSTHGGNMDTPEARAGTTLYLPVNVAGAMLSLGDGHARQGEGEVCGTGLESAMNSVIAVDLIKEGAAAWPRLENDEYIMSTGSTRPLEDAYRISQKDLIAWTSDLTGMDLLDSYQLVSQMGLAPAANVCDPNYTMVAKLPKWTLQGAQAYGGAHSRLRKAAQDYTSR, from the coding sequence ATGACGGTACACAAGCTCGCACCACAGCCCGGCGAATACTCGTACGTGTTCGGCGGCAGGGAACCAATGCTCAGCATCCACCCCGGCGACATCGTGGAGGTCAGCACCGAGGACTGCTTCGGTGGCCGCGTCACCTCCCCGGACCAGCTGCCCAGCCAGGTGGTGCCCTTCAACGAGATGAACCCGGTGTCCGGACCCATCGAGGTGCAGGGCGCGGAACCGGGCGACATGCTGGCCGTCCATTTCGTGTCCATCGTCCCGGCCCGGAAGTACGCCGTGTCCTGCGTGCTCCCGACCTTTGGCGCGCTGGCCGCAACCCGCGAGACGGCAATGTTGAACGAGCCGCTCGAGGAGCGCGTCTGGTTCTACGACATCGACCTCGAGAAGTGGCAGGCAACCTTCCGGGCACGCAACTCTGAGTTCGCCCTGCAGCTCCCGTTGGACCCCATGCACGGCACGGTGGGGGTTGCCCCCGCCGGCGGCGAGGTACGCCTGGTGATGACGCCGTCCACGCACGGCGGGAACATGGACACCCCGGAGGCCCGCGCCGGGACCACGCTGTACCTGCCCGTCAACGTGGCCGGGGCGATGCTGTCGCTCGGCGACGGTCATGCCCGACAGGGCGAGGGGGAAGTCTGCGGAACCGGTCTGGAATCGGCCATGAATTCGGTCATCGCGGTGGACCTCATCAAGGAGGGTGCCGCCGCCTGGCCGCGCCTTGAGAACGACGAGTACATCATGAGCACCGGGTCCACCCGCCCGCTGGAGGATGCGTACCGGATCAGCCAGAAGGACCTCATCGCGTGGACCTCGGACCTGACCGGGATGGACCTGCTGGACTCCTACCAGCTGGTCAGCCAGATGGGCCTGGCACCGGCGGCCAACGTCTGCGATCCCAACTACACCATGGTGGCCAAGCTGCCCAAGTGGACGCTGCAGGGCGCGCAGGCATATGGCGGCGCCCACAGCCGCCTGCGGAAGGCGGCCCAGGACTACACCTCGCGCTAA